Part of the Virgibacillus natechei genome is shown below.
GATATTTCTAATAGAAGTATCGGCACCTACCAAGCTCCAGACTTACGACGCCCAAATGTTTTCGACGGGGTGAGCATTCACCTACAGTCCCAATGGTCTTCGATGGGATGAGCATTCACACGCAGTCCCAATGATCTTCGATGGGACGAGCGTTCACGCGCAGTCCCAAAGGTCTTCGATGGGGCGAGCATTCACGCACAGTCCCAGGACATGCAAAAAATCCGTCGATGGGACGGATTAGGATTTTGTGTTATTTTCTTTTGCTTTTTTCTTGTAACTTCGTTTATTGTATTTTGTATCTAATTCTTCACCTTCTAAGTCTTTGTCTAGTGTTAGTGGCTGTTTACAATGCATACATGCATCAACACGGCCTAACATTTTGGTTGGTTTCTCGCAACTTGGGCAAACGATCGGTACTGCCCGTAAGGATAATGTTCCAATCCAAACATAAACAACACAACTAAAGACTATCGCCAAAAGCCCTAAGATAAAGAATATTGCCATTAACCACTCAGTGCTTCTAGTTAAAAGTCCACCATACATTAATAGAATACCTGCAAAAATTAAAATTAATGCAAAAGAACGTATTTTATTTATTTTACTTGAATTGATTGAACCTTGCTGCGCCATGGTTGTCCTCCTTAATTCTTTCATAGGTAGTATAGCATATTTTTATTAAAATATCGTACTAAAAAAGGAACTTAACGTACATATATCATATCAAAAAAATTGTAACGTGAATATGAGGGAACTGTGGATAAGGAAAATTCCCTGAAACCAATATATCAAGAATGAAATAAAAACATTAGGCGTTTTCCTTTAGCGGCTACCAAGTTCTAATAATGGTCAGAGAAGCCTGATGCATGATGGGGTTGCAGAAAGAACAGTAGAACAGCACATCATAACAGCGGGATTTCCTTTAGAATGGACTGATACAGAGTAATAATGTATGAGAAGGGAATTCAATTGGGATAAATTCATAGAAATTCATAGAAATTTAAAGGAATAGTATAGAGGTTTTCTTATATAACACCATATTTTGAACAAACACCATCAATTAAGTTTGTACTGGAAAAAATAAAGGTGTAGACTATTCTAACGTAAGTATCTAGTGATAAGGAATAAAGGATGATATTGTATCAGGTTCCTATGTTAGAAGATATATGTTGTATTCCAATTCAATAATCTAATTATAAAATGAACAACTTGATTGATCGTTTTGATGAGATGAAAAAATGAAGGTAGAAAAATGTCGGATACTTGTTGACTTTATAAATTAACCATGATACATTTAATTCCGTCGCAAAAAATCGATTGTTTATTTAACGATTTGTGGCGTAAGTCTTAATTGCATTCATAAAGTAAGAGATTTTTTATTCTCTTAGATCTGCAAAAGAAAAATTAAATTACTTATTGACTTTAATAAGTCAGCATGGTAAATTAATAAAGTCGCATTTTTGAGAAGCGGCACAAAATCAAATCTTAAAAAACACTTCAAAAAAGTTATTGACTTATAGAAGTGGGCATGATAAGATGAAGAGGTTGCTATTTTAAAGTAATCACTGAAATTTGCTCCTTGAAAACTGAACAAAACAACCAGTATGTCAAGAAGAACAGGTTACTGTTTTTCACATGTCAGAAGAGGTAAGTGAATGTCCGGATTTTATGAATTCGACAAAAACAAATTTCTTTTGCGCATGAAAGGAAGAAAGCTAAGACAATTGATGAGATTGACGGTGTCGATCTTATTCAAACTTTTTTGGAGAGTTTGATCTTGGCTCAGGACGAACGCTGGCGGCGTGCCTAATACATGCAAGTCGAGCGCGTGAAGCAGATGGAATCCTTCGGGAGGAAATCTGTGGACCGAGCGGCGGACGGGTGAGTAACACGTGGGCAACCTACCTGTAAGATTGGGATAACTCGCGGAAACGCGAGCTAATACCGAATGACACTTTTTATCTCCTGATGAGAAGTTAAAAGGCGGCTTTTAGCTGTCACTTACAGATGGGCCCGCGGCGCATTAGTTAGTTGGTGAGGTAAAGGCTCACCAAGGCGACGATGCGTAGCCGACCTGAGAGGGTGATCGGCCACACTGGGACTGAGACACGGCCCAGACTCCTACGGGAGGCAGCAGTAGGGAATCATCCGCAATGGACGAAAGTCTGACGGTGCAACGCCGCGTGAGTGATGAAGGTTCTCGGATCGTAAAACTCTGTTGTTAGGGAAGAACAAGTACCGTTTGAATAAGGCGGTACCTTGACGGTACCTAACCAGAAAGCCCCGGCTAACTACGTGCCAGCAGCCGCGGTAATACGTAGGGGGCAAGCGTTGTCCGGAATTATTGGGCGTAAAGCGCTCGCAGGCGGTCTTTTAAGTCTGATGTGAAATCTTGCGGCTTAACCGTGAGCGGTCATTGGAAACTGGAGGACTTGAGTACAGAAGAGGAGAGTGGAATTCCACGTGTAGCGGTGAAATGCGTAGAGATGTGGAGGAACACCAGTGGCGAAGGCGACTCTCTGGTCTGTAACTGACGCTGAGGAGCGAAAGCGTGGGGAGCGAACAGGATTAGATACCCTGGTAGTCCACGCCGTAAACGATGAGTGCTAGGTGTTAGGGGGTTTCCGCCCCTTAGTGCTGAAGTTAACGCATTAAGCACTCCGCCTGGGGAGTACGGCCGCAAGGCTGAAACTCAAAAGAATTGACGGGGGCCCGCACAAGCGGTGGAGCATGTGGTTTAATTCGAAGCAACGCGAAGAACCTTACCAGGTCTTGACATCCTCTGCAACCGGTAGAGATACCGGGTTCCCTTCGGGGACAGAGTGACAGGTGGTGCATGGTTGTCGTCAGCTCGTGTCGTGAGATGTTGGGTTAAGTCCCGTAACGAGCGCAACCCTTAATCTTAGTTGCCAGCATTAAGTTGGGCACTCTAAGGTGACTGCCGGTGACAAACCGGAGGAAGGTGGGGATGACGTCAAATCATCATGCCCCTTATGACCTGGGCTACACACGTGCTACAATGGATGGAACAAAGGGCAGCGAAGCCGCAAGGTGTAGCAAATCCCATAAAACCATTCTCAGTTCGGATTGCAGGCTGCAACTCGCCTGCATGAAGCCGGAATCGCTAGTAATCGCGGATCAGCATGCCGCGGTGAATACGTTCCCGGGCCTTGTACACACCGCCCGTCACACCACGAGAGTTAGCAACACCCGAAGTCGGTGAGGTAACACGTTTACGTGAGCCAGCCGCCGAAGGTGGGGCCAATGATTGGGGTGAAGTCGTAACAAGGTAGCCGTATCGGAAGGTGCGGCTGGATCACCTCCTTTCTAAGGATAAATAGAAGGAACGCTTCAGAGGTACCCTAACGGGTTCTCTGAGGTCAGGGGCATACATGGTTGTTTGGTTCAGTTTTGAGGGATGTAAATCTCTCATTTTGTTATTTTGTACCTTGAAAACTAAATAAGAGTAATCAACGACATCAAATTAAATTGTACGTTCTTTTGAATGAAAACAAGTAACTTAGTTAAGTGAAGAAGAGCGCACGGTGGATGCCTTGGTACGAGGAGCCGAAGAAGGACGGGACTAACGCCGATATGTCTCGGGGAGTTGTAAGTAAACATTGATCCGAGAATTTCCGAATGGGGGAACCCACTGTTCGTAATGGAACAGGACATTTATCTGAATACATAGGATAAATGAGGCAGACCCGGGGAACTGAAACATCTCATTACCCGGAGGAAGAGAAAGCAAATGCGATTTCCCAAGTAGCGGCGAGCGAAACGGAAACAGCCCAAACCAAAGAGCTTGCTCTTTGGGGTTGTAGGACATTCCATTGGAGTTACAAAGAAATGCGTTAGACGAATCGATCTGGAACGATCAGCCATAGAAGGTAAGAGCCCTGTAGTCGAAAAGGCATTTCCTCCGGAGTGTATCCTGAGTACGGCGGAACACGAGAAATTCCGTCGGAATCTGGGAGGACCATCTCCTAAGGCTAAATACTTCCTCGTGACCGATAGTGAACCAGTACCGTGAGGGAAAGGTGAAAAGCACCCCGGAAGGGGAGTGAAATAGAACCTGAAACCGTGCGCTTACAAGTAGTCGAAGCCCGTTAATGGGTGACGGCGTACCTTTTGTAGAATGGACCGGCGAGTTACGATTACATGCAAGGTTAAGTGGAAGACACGGAGCCGCAGCGAAAGCGAGTCTGAACAGGGCGTCTCTAGTATGTGGTCGTAGACCCGAAACCGTGTGATCTACCCATGTCCAGGGTGAAAGTCAGGTAACACTGACCGGAGGCCCGAACCCACGTATGTTGAAAAATGCGGGGATGAGGTGTGGGTAGGGGTGAAATGCCAATCGAACACGGAGATAGCTGGTTCTCTCCGAAATAGCTTTAGGGCTAGCCTCAAGGTTGATTGTACTGGAGGTAGAGCACTGATTGGACGAGGGGCCCTCACCGGGTTACCGAATTCAGTCAAACTCCGAATGCCAGCTACTTTGCCTTGGGAGTCAGACTATGGGTGATAAGGTTCATAGTCGAGAGGGAAACAGCCCAGACCGCCAGCTAAGGTCCCAAAGTATACGTTAAGTGGAAAAGGATGTGGAGTTGCCCAGACAACCAGGATGTTGGCTTAGAAGCAGCCATCATTTAAAGAGTGCGTAATAGCTCACTGGTCGAGTGACTCTGCGCCGAAAATGTACCGGGGCTAAACGTATCACCGAAGCTGCGGATTGTTCTAATGAACAATGGTAGGAGAGCGTTCCAAGTGCTGTGAAGTCAGACCGTGAGGACTGGTGGAGCGCTTGGAAGTGAGAATGCCGGTATGAGTAGCGAAAAAAGAGTGAGAATCTCTTTCACCGAAAGCCTAAGGTTTCCTGAGGAAGGCTCGTCCTCTCAGGGTTAGTCGGGACCTAAGCCGAGGCCGAAAGGCGTAGGCGATGGACAACAGGTAGATATTCCTGTACCACCTCGTGACTGTTTGAACGATGGGGGGACGCAGTAGGATAAGGAATGCGCACAGATGGAATAGTGCGCCCAAGCAGTGAGAAAGTCGAATAGGTAAATCCGTTCGGCAATTTCAAGCTGTGATGGGGAGGGAAATTGAGTACCGAAGTTCCCGATTTCACACTGCCAAGAAAATCCTCTAGTGAGGTCACAGGTGCCCGTACCGCAAACCGACACAGGTAGGCGAGGAGAGAATCCTAAGGTGAGCGGGAGAACTCTCGTTAAGGAACTCGGCAAAATGACCCCGTAACTTCGGGAGAAGGGGTGCTCACTCGTGAGTGAGCCGCAGTGAATAGGCCCAAGCGACTGTTTATCAAAAACACAGGTCTTTGCGAAGCCGAAAGGCGAAGTATAAGGGCTGACACCTGCCCGGTGCTGGAAGGTTAAGGGGAAGCGTTAGCTTTCGAGCGAAGCGCAGAACCGAAGCCCCAGTAAACGGCGGCCGTAACTATAACGGTCCTAAGGTAGCGAAATTCCTTGTCGGGTAAGTTCCGACCCGCACGAAAGGTGCAACGACTTGGGCACTGTCTCAACGAGAGACCCGGTGAAATTATACGATGTGTGAAGATGCACATTACCCGCGACAGGACGGAAAGACCCCGTGGAGCTTTACTGTAGCCTGATATTGAATGTTGGTATAGCTTGTACAGGATAGGTGGGAGCCTTGGAAACGTGAGCGCTAGCTTACGTGGAGGCATCCGTGGGATACCACCCTGGCTGTACGAACCTTCTAACCCAGGACCGTAATCCGGTTCGGAGACAGTTTCAGGCGGGCAGTTTGACTGGGGCGGTCGCCTCCTAAAAAGTAACGGAGGCGCCCAAAGGTTCCCTCAGAATGGTTGGAAATCATTCGTAGCGTGTAAAGGCACAAGGGAGCTTGACTGCGAGACCTACAAGTCGAGCAGGGACGAAAGTCGGGCTTAGTGATCCGGTGGTACCGCATGGAAGGGCCATCGCTCAACGGATAAAAGCTACCCCGGGGATAACAGGCTTATCTCCCCCAAGAGTTCACATCGACGGGGAGGTTTGGCACCTCGATGTCGGCTCATCGCATCCTGGGGCTGTAGTCGGTCCCAAGGGTTGGGCTGTTCGCCCATTAAAGCGGTACGCGAGCTGGGTTCAGAACGTCGTGAGACAGTTCGGTCCCTATCCGTCGTGGGCGTTGGAAGTTTGAGAGGAGCTGTCCTTAGTACGAGAGGACCGGGATGGACATACCGCTGGTGTACCAGTTGTTCCGCCAGGAGCATGGCTGGGTAGCTACGTATGGCAAGGATAAGTGCTGAAAGCATCTAAGCATGAAGCCCCCCTCAAGATGATACTTCCCATCACTTTAAGTGAGTAAGATCCCTCAGAGACGATGAGGTAGATAGGTTCGAGGTGGAAGCGTGGCGACACGTGCAGCTGACGAATACTAATCGATCGAGGACTTAACTAATTTCTTATTTGATCGGCGTTGATGATACTCTTATTTAGTTTTTAGGGTATAAATGGACAAAAACCCTTGCAATTTAGACAAAAAATGCATATAATAAAACTTGTCCTTATCATAAGGAAGTTCTGTAAAATGTTCACATCCAGTGAATAACACAGAATGACATCAGGTCTGGTGGTAATAGCGGAGAGGTCACACCTGTTCCCATGCCGAACACAGAAGTTAAGCTCTCCAGCGCTGATGGTAGTTGGGGCTTTGCCCCTGCAAGAGTAGGACGTCGCCAGGCAAATTCTATTTCATGGAATAATTTCTTAGCATGTTCATACATATATCTGATTAATTATTCTCGAATGAATTGCTCAAATTGATTATTCCACAGTAGCTCAGTGGTAGAGCTATCGGCTGTTAACCGATCGGTCGTAGGTTCGAATCCTACCTGTGGAGCCATGGAGAGCTGTCCGAGTGGCCGAAGGAGCACGATTGGAAATCGTGTAGGCCGTTCACGCGGCCTCGAGGGTTCGAATCCCTCGCTCTCCGCCACTTTTAATATATGATTGGCCCGTTGGTCAAGTGGTTAAGACACCGCCCTTTCACGGCGGTAACACGGGTTCGAATCCCGTACGGGTCACCAACTTTTAAATTATAAGACTTCTTTATAACCTATCTTATGTATTGGACATAAGACGGTAACGCATCATTTTCACTGGAGGATTAGCTCAGCTGGGAGAGCACTTGCCTTACAAGCAAGATGTCGCAGGTTCGAGCCCTGCATCCTCCACCATTACTAATTCATTATATCGCGGGGTGGAGCAGTCTGGCAGCTCGTTGGGCTCATAACCCAAAGGTCGCAGGTTCGAATCCTGCCCCCGCAACCAAAAAATTTCAGTTGACTACTATGAATGTGTATTTATGTTAATTGAAAATGATAGTGTACTTTAGTGCACAAAAAACATGGTCCGGTAGTTCAGTTGGTTAGAATGCCTGCCTGTCACGCAGGAGGTCGCGGGTTCGAGTCCCGTCCGGACCGCCATTTTATACAGAACTAATGTGTTGATTTATGATTAAATATTTACTGTTTCATCTGGCTCGGTAGCTCAGTCGGTAGAGCAACGGACTGAAAATCCGTGTGTCGGCGGTTCGATTCCGTCCCGAGCCACCACTTTTAATTAATTAGTAAGACATATATGGAGGGGTAGCGAAGTGGCTAAACGCGGCGGACTGTAAATCCGCTCCCTCAGGGTTCGGGAGTTCGAATCTCTCCCCCTCCACCATTTATGTTTAAATAAATACGTAGGGGTATAGTTTAACGGCAAAACGGAGGTCTCCAAAACCTTTGATGTGGGTTCGATTCCTACTACCCCTGCCATTTTTTTATATGGCGGTCGTGGCGAAGTGGTTAACGCACCGGATTGTGGCTCCGGCATTCGTGGGTTCAATCCCCACCGGTCGCCCCATAGAAATTGGGCTATAGCCAAGCGGTAAGGCATCGGGTTTTGATCCCGTGCATCCCAGGTTCGAATCCTGGTAGCCCAGCCACTTGCGGAAGTAGTTCAGTGGTAGAACACCACCTTGCCAAGGTGGGGGTCGCGGGTTCGAATCCCGTCTTCCGCTCCATTTTATTAATGGCGGTATAGCCAAGTGGTAAGGCAGAGGTCTGCAAAACCTTTATCACCGGTTCAAATCCGGTTACCGCCTCCATATATAATTATGCCGGTGTGGCGGAATTGGCAGACGCGCATGACTCAAAATCATGTTCCTTCTGGAGTGCCGGTTCGATCCCGGCCACCGGTATCAGTGTAACATATATATGGCGCTATCTATTCGACTAGGTAGTGTCTTTTTGTTTATAAAATTACGTAGAATGTACATATAATAGTCATGCAACCACGAACAACCATGACGAAGGCTTGACTTTCTTTCCTTATTTACTAGGAAGGATGCTTATTTTTGTGTCTAAACGGAGAAGTAATAATTTAAATCCGTAGGAAATTCGCATAGCAATCGAGTCATAAGAGTTAGAGACGTTGACTTACTACGAAGTGGTAAGGATTCAGCCAAACTGTAAATTTTTAAACAATCACTTTTGTACATATAATAGTGGATTAATGAAGGTCCAGGATATTGCTATAGCATGGTAATGATGGTGGGACGAGAAAGCGGGCAAGATGTCCCAGTTAGCTATATAGAATGGGACACTTTTCCTGTCCCTATGTCCCATAACCAAATTAATTGGTAAAATAAGAAAACTTTCTGTCCCGCAAACAAATATAAATGGAAAATGGGTTTCCGGGTTTGCTCCTGTGAAAATGCTGAAATTTTTACATGACTATCAGGGAGATTCGGACTGAGTATGTTTGGTAAATAGACATGCTCGCGGGTCCAACTAACAACTAAGGTGGATGTACATTGAAACTAAATAAAGCATTGCCAATACTTTTTATCATTATGTTCCTTGTCATGGTTGGCTTTGGGATCATTATACCTGTGCTTCCATTCTATGCAGAGGAACTGGGAGCATCGCCTACGGAACTTGGATTATTAATGGCTGTTTATTCCTTGATGCAGTTTATTTTTGCCCCAATGTGGGGACGTATTTCCGATCGTGTAGGCCGGAAGCCAGTAATCTTGATTGGTATTTTTGGATTGTCGCTATCCTTTTTCATGATGGCACTGTCTACACAGCTATGGGTGCTTTTTGTTGCGCGCTTTATCGGTGGTGTATTATCTGCTGCAAACATGCCGACAGTCATGGCTTATGTTGCGGATATCACAACAGAGGAAGATCGAGGCAAGGGAATGGGAATCGTAGGAGCAGCTACCGGGCTTGGTTTTATATTTGGTCCGGCGATTGGTGGAACATTTACGGACATTAGCTTGGATGCTCCGTTTTATATTGCAGGGATTGTATCGTTCGCTACTATGTTCCTAGTATTCTTTATTCTAAAAGAATCTATCCATCTATCAACAAGTGGAGCGGCTGCACAAAAAAAACTGTCATGGAGAAATGTTTTTCAAGGACCTTTATTCATGTTGTATTTTCTGCAATTTTTTATAACAGTATCATTAGCCGGTTTGGAAGCAACCTTTGCTTATTTTGCAGCGGAAAGGGCAGGGTTGGACGCCGTGTCGTTGGGTTACATATTTATGATTATGGGGCTTGCAAGTGCGGCTGTACAGGGATCTATGGGTGCATTGACAAAAAAATTCGGAGAAGTGCGTATTATACAGGCGGGAATTTTCATTTCTGCCCTAGGTTTTGCGCTTATTCTATTTACACAGAATTTTATCACTGCGGCCATATTTCTGTCCATATTTGGTGTTGGCAATGGGGTAATCCGGCCAAGTGTTTCCTCGCTGTTAACGAAAAAGTCAACTGTTGGGTACGGTATGGTGACGGGATCCTTGTCTTCATTTGATTCCTTGGGGAGAATCATTGGACCTGTGCTTGGAGGACTTTTGTATTCCGTTTTCATAGGATTGCCATACATATCGGGTATCATTCTTTCTTTGTTTGCCTTTGTCCTGTTTCGGACGGCCTTGGCAAAAACAAATCTCGCAGATAGGGGTACATAAAATAAATTCGGTGTTGCGGAATTACATCAAATCACCTTATAAACGTTTGGAGTTTTTTCTTCAGGCGTTTTAATTTGTTGTAAGTAATGGTAAAATTCTGATGATGGCAATAAATAATGGTTAACTGAAGTTTGTGTTGCTATGAGAGAAGTGGTTATTGCTTTTAAAGGATGTTGATTTAAAATGAGTATGTTACTGTAGGCTTTCGCTATCATTCTTCCTTTCTTAGGATTTTTGGTTTATGGCTAGTCCAAAATCGCAGGAGGAATTTAATTTCCATCCCTATTGCAATAATATTAATGCTGTCTGGTAGATTTTGGCAATCAATACGAAAAAAAACAGACAGAGCCTTCTCATTAGCTGTCGGCTCTTTATATAAATGATGGTTTGGAGTAAAGACGTGTTATAATTAGAGTTACTTCCCCCAATCATTTTAGCCTGCTGCACTTTATCTTTTGGATAAATGCAATAACAGGTTCTGCCGGATAGGAATATTCCACCTCGCGGCTAAGATGATCAACAATTTTTTTGCGTTCCATCTGACTCCTTACTATTCAATTTCCTCCAAAAACTGTATATCCTCTTTTGATAGACGTTCTCCGTTAATCTTCACATTCCCATCCAGCTTTACTTTTCCTTCCATCAATTCCTTATGGGACAGTACACACGGAATATCGTGCTTTACTGGTATTCCTTCATTGTCATAAAATATGTATCCTTCTTTTTCATCAAATATAAA
Proteins encoded:
- a CDS encoding MFS transporter, with protein sequence MKLNKALPILFIIMFLVMVGFGIIIPVLPFYAEELGASPTELGLLMAVYSLMQFIFAPMWGRISDRVGRKPVILIGIFGLSLSFFMMALSTQLWVLFVARFIGGVLSAANMPTVMAYVADITTEEDRGKGMGIVGAATGLGFIFGPAIGGTFTDISLDAPFYIAGIVSFATMFLVFFILKESIHLSTSGAAAQKKLSWRNVFQGPLFMLYFLQFFITVSLAGLEATFAYFAAERAGLDAVSLGYIFMIMGLASAAVQGSMGALTKKFGEVRIIQAGIFISALGFALILFTQNFITAAIFLSIFGVGNGVIRPSVSSLLTKKSTVGYGMVTGSLSSFDSLGRIIGPVLGGLLYSVFIGLPYISGIILSLFAFVLFRTALAKTNLADRGT
- a CDS encoding YgzB family protein, with the protein product MAQQGSINSSKINKIRSFALILIFAGILLMYGGLLTRSTEWLMAIFFILGLLAIVFSCVVYVWIGTLSLRAVPIVCPSCEKPTKMLGRVDACMHCKQPLTLDKDLEGEELDTKYNKRSYKKKAKENNTKS